The Ananas comosus cultivar F153 linkage group 2, ASM154086v1, whole genome shotgun sequence genome contains a region encoding:
- the LOC109727854 gene encoding basic proline-rich protein-like translates to MLAVAASAQAPGGARPPPRPCRRRRRPTGARGRRRLHGAPAPARGSGADPRRPAGPVAPAPHPRPRPAPKSKPHPVPSTPSLPPAPPPNSPAPSSEPPSSPGPPTSAASAIRPAALLFAAAAAAAVAVAAF, encoded by the coding sequence ATGCTCGCGGTCGCCGCCTCCGCTCAGGCCCCGGGCGGCGCCCGCCCGCCGCCCCGAccttgccgccgccgccgccgcccaacCGGCGCCCGTGGCCGACGGCGCCTCCACGgtgcccccgcccccgcccgcGGCTCCGGCGCCGACCCCAGGCGCCCCGCCGGCCCCGTGGCCCCCGCTCCGCACCCAAGGCCCCGGCCCGCCCCCAAATCCAAGCCCCACCCCGTCCCCTCCACCCCGAGCCTTCCCCCGGCGCCCCCTCCCAACTCCCCGGCCCCCTCCTCCGAGCCCCCCTCCTCGCCGGGACCCcccacctccgccgcctccgccatcCGCCCCGCCGCCCTgctcttcgccgccgccgccgccgccgccgtcgccgtcgccgccttctAG
- the LOC109725994 gene encoding isoamylase 3, chloroplastic isoform X1 has product MEPLLATSRVQGTRGSSSFFLPSSASHGLRSRAGVRSTKAISASRWQSIFGKVRSSDFAACDTAKVCCRHVGEGVVEEKAPQMLDMSLSLKYSTGKAYPLGASEVEGGVNLAIFSQHAFSVTLCLLLSDREDNEEPDSGIIEVELDPQRNKTGDIWHICVEGLPSSGVLYGYRIDGPRRWEQGHRFDSSIILLDPYAKLVSGRKFFGDTNDKSSKFLGTFDFVCSSFDWGPDYKLPNIPEADLVIYEMNVRAFTADESSGLDVDIRGSYLGVIDKIPHLLELGINAVELLPVFEFDELEFQRYPNPRDHMVNTWGYSTLNFFAPMSRYASAGGGPLAASQEFKQMVKALHNAGIEVILDVVYNHTNEADDKDPYTTSFRGIDNKVYYMVDLNNNAQLLNFSGCGNTLNCNHPVVMELILDSLRHWVKEYHIDGFRFDLASVLCRGSDGSPLNAPPVVKAIAKDAILSRCKIIAEPWDCAGLYLVGRFPNWDRWAEWNGKYRDDIRKFIKGDPGMKGAFATRLSGSSDLYQVNKRKPYHSVNFVIAHDGFTLYDLVSYNNKHNDANGEHGRDGSNDNFSWNCGFEGETDDINIVSLRSRQMKNFHMALMISQGTPMMLMGDEYGHTRYGNNNSYGHDTAINHFQWGQLEARKNGHFRFFSEMIKFRHKHPVLHQDKFLTKHDVTWHEDSWENHDSKFLAFTLHERKFGGDIYLAFNAHHYVVEAIIPSPPHMRRWHRVVDTNLQSPNDIVPEGVPFSGPRYKIAPNSSILLEAKP; this is encoded by the exons AGTGAGATCAACTAAAGCTATAAGTGCGTCTCGCTGGCAAAGTATATTTGGAAAG GTCAGAAGCAGCGACTTCGCCGCATGCGATACTGCAAAAGTATGTTGTCGGCATGTTGGAGAAGGCGTAGTGGAG GAAAAAGCTCCTCAAATGCTGGATATGAGCCTTTCACTGAAATATTCTACTGGTAAGGCTTACCCGCTTGGAGCATCAGAAGTTGAAGGCGGAGTTAATTTAGCAATCTTCTCGCAGCATGCTTTCTCGGTTACACTTTGCTTGTTATTATCAGATAG GGAGGATAATGAGGAACCAGATTCTGGCATTATTGAGGTCGAGCTGGATCCACAAAGGAATAAAACTGGCGACATATGGCATATCTGTGTGGAG GGCTTGCCTAGTTCTGGTGTTCTTTATGGGTATCGCATTGATGGTCCTCGGAGATGGGAGCAAGGGCATAGATTTGATAGTAGCATCATCCTTCTTGACCCCTATGCAAAATTAGTTTCTGGTCGAAAATTTTTTGGTGATACCAATGATAAGTCATCTAAATTTCTGGGAACCTTTGACTTTGTTTGTTCTTCTTTTGACTGGGGCCCTGATTACAAGCTTCCGAACATACCTGAG GCTGACCTTGTCATATATGAAATGAATGTTCGTGCGTTCACGGCTGATGAATCGAGTGGACTAGATGTAGACATTCGTGGGAGCTATCTCGGTGTGATCGATAAG ATTCCTCACTTGTTGGAACTGGGAATCAACGCTGTGGAACTGTTGCCAGTTTTTGAATTTGATGAGCTGGAATTTCAGAGGTATCCAAACCCCAGAGATCACATG GTTAACACATGGGGTTATTCTACTCTGAATTTTTTTGCGCCCATGAGTCGGTACGCCAGTGCTGGCGGTGGTCCGTTGGCTGCTTCTCAAGAGTTCAAACAGATGGTTAAAGCTTTGCATAATGCTGGAATAGAG GTTATCTTGGATGTGGTTTACAACCATACAAACGAAGCTGATGATAAAGACCCTTACACTACCTCTTTTCGGGGCATTGACAACAAG GTTTATTACATGGTGGACCTCAACAACAATGCTCAATTACTCAATTTCTCAGGCTGTG GAAACACATTAAACTGCAACCACCCTGTTGTTATGGAACTTATACTCGACAGCTTGAGACATTG GGTTAAGGAGTACCACATAGATGGATTCCGTTTCGACCTAGCTAGTGTTCTTTGTCGAGGATCTGATGGGAGTCCCCTCAATGCACCTCCAGTTGTGAAG GCGATTGCTAAAGATGCTATATTGTCAAGATGCAAGATAATTGCTGAACCTTGGGACTGCGCAGGACTTTATCTAGTTGGTAGGTTTCCAAATTGGGATAG ATGGGCGGAATGGAATGGAAAGTACCGAGATGATATTCGGAAATTCATAAAG GGTGATCCTGGTATGAAAGGGGCCTTTGCAACCCGTTTATCTGGATCTTCTGATCTCTACCAG GTAAACAAGCGCAAGCCTTACCATAGTGTCAATTTTGTCATTGCACACGACGGATTTACTTTGTATGATCTGGTTTCATATAATAACAAG CACAATGATGCTAATGGAGAACATGGTCGTGATGGAAGCAATGATAATTTTAGTTGGAACTGTGGATTTGAAG GAGAAACTGATGATATTAATATTGTCAGTCTGCGTTCGAGGCAAATGAAGAACTTCCACATGGCATTGATGATCTCTCAG GGGACACCAATGATGCTAATGGGAGATGAATATGGTCATACACGCTATGGAAACAATAATAGTTATGGGCATGACACTGCCATAAATCATTTTCAATGGGGACAG ttgGAAGCAAGGAAAAATGGTCATTTTAGATTCTTCTCTGAGATGATAAAGTTTCGTCACAAACATCCTGTACTGCATCAGGACAAGTTTCTTACCAAA CATGATGTCACGTGGCATGAGGACAGCTGGGAGAACCATGATAGCAAATTCTTAGCTTTCAC GCTACATGAGCGTAAATTTGGAGGAGACATCTACTTGGCTTTCAACGCACATCACTATGTTGTTGAAGCTATAATACCCTCACCACCCCACATGAGACGGTGGCACCGAGTG GTTGACACAAATCTGCAATCACCTAATGATATTGTTCCAGAAGGCGTACCATTCAGTGGACCAAGGTATAAGATTGCTCCAAACTCTTCCATTCTCCTTGAGGCCAAGCCGTAA
- the LOC109725994 gene encoding isoamylase 3, chloroplastic isoform X2, which translates to MEPLLATSRVQGTRGSSSFFLPSSASHGLRSRAGVRSTKAISASRWQSIFGKVRSSDFAACDTAKVCCRHVGEGVVEEKAPQMLDMSLSLKYSTGKAYPLGASEVEGGVNLAIFSQHAFSVTLCLLLSDREDNEEPDSGIIEVELDPQRNKTGDIWHICVEGLPSSGVLYGYRIDGPRRWEQGHRFDSSIILLDPYAKLVSGRKFFGDTNDKSSKFLGTFDFVCSSFDWGPDYKLPNIPEADLVIYEMNVRAFTADESSGLDVDIRGSYLGVIDKIPHLLELGINAVELLPVFEFDELEFQRYPNPRDHMVNTWGYSTLNFFAPMSRYASAGGGPLAASQEFKQMVKALHNAGIEVILDVVYNHTNEADDKDPYTTSFRGIDNKVYYMVDLNNNAQLLNFSGCGNTLNCNHPVVMELILDSLRHWVKEYHIDGFRFDLASVLCRGSDGSPLNAPPVVKAIAKDAILSRCKIIAEPWDCAGLYLVGRFPNWDRWAEWNGKYRDDIRKFIKGDPGMKGAFATRLSGSSDLYQVNKRKPYHSVNFVIAHDGFTLYDLVSYNNKHNDANGEHGRDGSNDNFSWNCGFEGETDDINIVSLRSRQMKNFHMALMISQGTPMMLMGDEYGHTRYGNNNSYGHDTAINHFQWGQLEARKNGHFRFFSEMIKFRHKHPVLHQDKFLTKLQMFNQMINTMLWMFFNCSIFFVGSERAFLHKG; encoded by the exons AGTGAGATCAACTAAAGCTATAAGTGCGTCTCGCTGGCAAAGTATATTTGGAAAG GTCAGAAGCAGCGACTTCGCCGCATGCGATACTGCAAAAGTATGTTGTCGGCATGTTGGAGAAGGCGTAGTGGAG GAAAAAGCTCCTCAAATGCTGGATATGAGCCTTTCACTGAAATATTCTACTGGTAAGGCTTACCCGCTTGGAGCATCAGAAGTTGAAGGCGGAGTTAATTTAGCAATCTTCTCGCAGCATGCTTTCTCGGTTACACTTTGCTTGTTATTATCAGATAG GGAGGATAATGAGGAACCAGATTCTGGCATTATTGAGGTCGAGCTGGATCCACAAAGGAATAAAACTGGCGACATATGGCATATCTGTGTGGAG GGCTTGCCTAGTTCTGGTGTTCTTTATGGGTATCGCATTGATGGTCCTCGGAGATGGGAGCAAGGGCATAGATTTGATAGTAGCATCATCCTTCTTGACCCCTATGCAAAATTAGTTTCTGGTCGAAAATTTTTTGGTGATACCAATGATAAGTCATCTAAATTTCTGGGAACCTTTGACTTTGTTTGTTCTTCTTTTGACTGGGGCCCTGATTACAAGCTTCCGAACATACCTGAG GCTGACCTTGTCATATATGAAATGAATGTTCGTGCGTTCACGGCTGATGAATCGAGTGGACTAGATGTAGACATTCGTGGGAGCTATCTCGGTGTGATCGATAAG ATTCCTCACTTGTTGGAACTGGGAATCAACGCTGTGGAACTGTTGCCAGTTTTTGAATTTGATGAGCTGGAATTTCAGAGGTATCCAAACCCCAGAGATCACATG GTTAACACATGGGGTTATTCTACTCTGAATTTTTTTGCGCCCATGAGTCGGTACGCCAGTGCTGGCGGTGGTCCGTTGGCTGCTTCTCAAGAGTTCAAACAGATGGTTAAAGCTTTGCATAATGCTGGAATAGAG GTTATCTTGGATGTGGTTTACAACCATACAAACGAAGCTGATGATAAAGACCCTTACACTACCTCTTTTCGGGGCATTGACAACAAG GTTTATTACATGGTGGACCTCAACAACAATGCTCAATTACTCAATTTCTCAGGCTGTG GAAACACATTAAACTGCAACCACCCTGTTGTTATGGAACTTATACTCGACAGCTTGAGACATTG GGTTAAGGAGTACCACATAGATGGATTCCGTTTCGACCTAGCTAGTGTTCTTTGTCGAGGATCTGATGGGAGTCCCCTCAATGCACCTCCAGTTGTGAAG GCGATTGCTAAAGATGCTATATTGTCAAGATGCAAGATAATTGCTGAACCTTGGGACTGCGCAGGACTTTATCTAGTTGGTAGGTTTCCAAATTGGGATAG ATGGGCGGAATGGAATGGAAAGTACCGAGATGATATTCGGAAATTCATAAAG GGTGATCCTGGTATGAAAGGGGCCTTTGCAACCCGTTTATCTGGATCTTCTGATCTCTACCAG GTAAACAAGCGCAAGCCTTACCATAGTGTCAATTTTGTCATTGCACACGACGGATTTACTTTGTATGATCTGGTTTCATATAATAACAAG CACAATGATGCTAATGGAGAACATGGTCGTGATGGAAGCAATGATAATTTTAGTTGGAACTGTGGATTTGAAG GAGAAACTGATGATATTAATATTGTCAGTCTGCGTTCGAGGCAAATGAAGAACTTCCACATGGCATTGATGATCTCTCAG GGGACACCAATGATGCTAATGGGAGATGAATATGGTCATACACGCTATGGAAACAATAATAGTTATGGGCATGACACTGCCATAAATCATTTTCAATGGGGACAG ttgGAAGCAAGGAAAAATGGTCATTTTAGATTCTTCTCTGAGATGATAAAGTTTCGTCACAAACATCCTGTACTGCATCAGGACAAGTTTCTTACCAAA CTGCAAATGTTCAACCAAATGATCAATACCATGCTATGGATGTTTTTCAATTGCAGCATTTTCTTCGTTGGAAG TGAACGTGCTTTCCTGCACAAGGGGTGA
- the LOC109725994 gene encoding isoamylase 3, chloroplastic isoform X3, whose product MEPLLATSRVQGTRGSSSFFLPSSASHGLRSRAGVRSTKAISASRWQSIFGKVRSSDFAACDTAKVCCRHVGEGVVEEKAPQMLDMSLSLKYSTGKAYPLGASEVEGGVNLAIFSQHAFSVTLCLLLSDREDNEEPDSGIIEVELDPQRNKTGDIWHICVEGLPSSGVLYGYRIDGPRRWEQGHRFDSSIILLDPYAKLVSGRKFFGDTNDKSSKFLGTFDFVCSSFDWGPDYKLPNIPEADLVIYEMNVRAFTADESSGLDVDIRGSYLGVIDKIPHLLELGINAVELLPVFEFDELEFQRYPNPRDHMVNTWGYSTLNFFAPMSRYASAGGGPLAASQEFKQMVKALHNAGIEVILDVVYNHTNEADDKDPYTTSFRGIDNKVYYMVDLNNNAQLLNFSGCGNTLNCNHPVVMELILDSLRHWVKEYHIDGFRFDLASVLCRGSDGSPLNAPPVVKAIAKDAILSRCKIIAEPWDCAGLYLVGRFPNWDRWAEWNGKYRDDIRKFIKGDPGMKGAFATRLSGSSDLYQVNKRKPYHSVNFVIAHDGFTLYDLVSYNNKHNDANGEHGRDGSNDNFSWNCGFEGETDDINIVSLRSRQMKNFHMALMISQGTPMMLMGDDHLYSLLV is encoded by the exons AGTGAGATCAACTAAAGCTATAAGTGCGTCTCGCTGGCAAAGTATATTTGGAAAG GTCAGAAGCAGCGACTTCGCCGCATGCGATACTGCAAAAGTATGTTGTCGGCATGTTGGAGAAGGCGTAGTGGAG GAAAAAGCTCCTCAAATGCTGGATATGAGCCTTTCACTGAAATATTCTACTGGTAAGGCTTACCCGCTTGGAGCATCAGAAGTTGAAGGCGGAGTTAATTTAGCAATCTTCTCGCAGCATGCTTTCTCGGTTACACTTTGCTTGTTATTATCAGATAG GGAGGATAATGAGGAACCAGATTCTGGCATTATTGAGGTCGAGCTGGATCCACAAAGGAATAAAACTGGCGACATATGGCATATCTGTGTGGAG GGCTTGCCTAGTTCTGGTGTTCTTTATGGGTATCGCATTGATGGTCCTCGGAGATGGGAGCAAGGGCATAGATTTGATAGTAGCATCATCCTTCTTGACCCCTATGCAAAATTAGTTTCTGGTCGAAAATTTTTTGGTGATACCAATGATAAGTCATCTAAATTTCTGGGAACCTTTGACTTTGTTTGTTCTTCTTTTGACTGGGGCCCTGATTACAAGCTTCCGAACATACCTGAG GCTGACCTTGTCATATATGAAATGAATGTTCGTGCGTTCACGGCTGATGAATCGAGTGGACTAGATGTAGACATTCGTGGGAGCTATCTCGGTGTGATCGATAAG ATTCCTCACTTGTTGGAACTGGGAATCAACGCTGTGGAACTGTTGCCAGTTTTTGAATTTGATGAGCTGGAATTTCAGAGGTATCCAAACCCCAGAGATCACATG GTTAACACATGGGGTTATTCTACTCTGAATTTTTTTGCGCCCATGAGTCGGTACGCCAGTGCTGGCGGTGGTCCGTTGGCTGCTTCTCAAGAGTTCAAACAGATGGTTAAAGCTTTGCATAATGCTGGAATAGAG GTTATCTTGGATGTGGTTTACAACCATACAAACGAAGCTGATGATAAAGACCCTTACACTACCTCTTTTCGGGGCATTGACAACAAG GTTTATTACATGGTGGACCTCAACAACAATGCTCAATTACTCAATTTCTCAGGCTGTG GAAACACATTAAACTGCAACCACCCTGTTGTTATGGAACTTATACTCGACAGCTTGAGACATTG GGTTAAGGAGTACCACATAGATGGATTCCGTTTCGACCTAGCTAGTGTTCTTTGTCGAGGATCTGATGGGAGTCCCCTCAATGCACCTCCAGTTGTGAAG GCGATTGCTAAAGATGCTATATTGTCAAGATGCAAGATAATTGCTGAACCTTGGGACTGCGCAGGACTTTATCTAGTTGGTAGGTTTCCAAATTGGGATAG ATGGGCGGAATGGAATGGAAAGTACCGAGATGATATTCGGAAATTCATAAAG GGTGATCCTGGTATGAAAGGGGCCTTTGCAACCCGTTTATCTGGATCTTCTGATCTCTACCAG GTAAACAAGCGCAAGCCTTACCATAGTGTCAATTTTGTCATTGCACACGACGGATTTACTTTGTATGATCTGGTTTCATATAATAACAAG CACAATGATGCTAATGGAGAACATGGTCGTGATGGAAGCAATGATAATTTTAGTTGGAACTGTGGATTTGAAG GAGAAACTGATGATATTAATATTGTCAGTCTGCGTTCGAGGCAAATGAAGAACTTCCACATGGCATTGATGATCTCTCAG GGGACACCAATGATGCTAATGGGAGATGATCATTTATATTCTTTGCTAGTATAA